A single region of the Acidobacteriota bacterium genome encodes:
- a CDS encoding AbgT family transporter — MSESANRKRRRRGGRGPGLFTRFLNVVEFLGNLLPHPVTLFAVLALLILLVSGMAEVLDWKVADPRPAGVSGRSEDGMIRAVSLMNPEGMRRIAMNLVTNFTGFAPLGTVLVALLGVGVAERSGLLGALLRALVLGAPRNLLTAVVVFASVVSNTASEMGYVVLIPLAAVVFRAVGRHPLAGLAAAFAGVSGGYSANVLIGTVDPLLAGITTEAARIIDPSYAPGAANEIPATANYLFMFVSTFMITAIGTLVTTRIVEPKLGVFDPGRAADDLEDPEEGLKTLSKEEKRGLKLAGVTVLVMLGGLALLALPENGWFRDPAANALLIDDLRPMLRSVVSLIFVFFIVPSIVYGRTTGSLRNDRDVIDGMGRSMSSLGPYLVLVFFAAQFVSFFNWTNLGTITAVVGADLLTRFDLTGPIVFVPFILMCCFVNLMLGSASAQWAVTAPIFVPMLMTVGYSPEVIQAAYRIGDSTTNIITPMMSYFGLILAVAMRYDRKLGIGTLIATMIPYSITYLIGWISLFYLWVFALGLPVGPGSPTYYSP; from the coding sequence ATGTCTGAATCCGCCAATCGAAAGCGCCGCAGGCGGGGAGGACGCGGCCCCGGTCTGTTCACGCGGTTCCTGAACGTAGTCGAGTTCCTCGGCAACCTCTTGCCGCACCCGGTGACGCTGTTCGCGGTGCTGGCGCTGCTCATCCTGCTGGTTTCGGGCATGGCGGAAGTACTCGACTGGAAGGTGGCCGACCCGCGGCCGGCCGGTGTCTCGGGCCGCTCCGAAGACGGGATGATCCGCGCGGTCAGCCTGATGAACCCGGAGGGGATGCGGCGGATCGCCATGAACCTCGTGACGAACTTCACGGGTTTCGCACCGCTGGGTACGGTTCTGGTCGCCCTGCTCGGGGTCGGCGTGGCCGAGCGGTCGGGTCTTCTCGGGGCCCTGCTTCGGGCGCTGGTCCTGGGCGCTCCGCGAAACCTGCTGACCGCGGTCGTGGTGTTCGCGTCGGTCGTTTCCAATACGGCGTCCGAGATGGGCTACGTCGTGTTGATCCCACTGGCGGCGGTCGTGTTCCGCGCGGTCGGCCGTCATCCCCTGGCCGGGCTGGCCGCGGCGTTCGCCGGCGTTTCGGGGGGTTACTCGGCGAACGTGCTGATCGGCACCGTCGACCCGCTGCTCGCCGGGATCACGACCGAAGCGGCGCGCATCATCGATCCCTCCTACGCGCCCGGTGCGGCCAACGAGATCCCGGCGACCGCCAACTACCTGTTCATGTTCGTCAGCACCTTCATGATCACGGCGATCGGCACCCTGGTGACGACCCGGATCGTCGAGCCCAAGCTGGGCGTCTTCGATCCGGGGCGGGCGGCGGACGACCTGGAAGACCCGGAGGAGGGCCTGAAGACGCTGTCGAAGGAGGAGAAGCGGGGGCTGAAACTGGCGGGGGTGACCGTGCTGGTCATGCTCGGCGGGCTGGCCCTGCTCGCCCTGCCGGAGAACGGCTGGTTCCGCGATCCGGCGGCGAACGCGCTCCTGATCGACGATCTGCGGCCGATGCTGCGCAGCGTGGTGTCCCTGATCTTCGTCTTCTTCATCGTGCCTTCGATCGTCTACGGCCGCACCACCGGTTCGCTCAGGAACGACCGCGACGTGATCGACGGCATGGGCCGCTCGATGAGTTCTCTCGGCCCCTACCTGGTGCTCGTCTTCTTCGCCGCCCAGTTCGTCTCCTTCTTCAACTGGACGAACCTGGGGACGATTACCGCGGTCGTCGGTGCCGACTTGCTGACCCGGTTCGACCTGACCGGGCCGATCGTGTTCGTGCCGTTCATCCTGATGTGCTGCTTCGTCAACTTGATGCTCGGCAGCGCGTCGGCCCAGTGGGCGGTGACGGCGCCCATCTTCGTTCCCATGCTGATGACGGTCGGCTACAGCCCGGAGGTGATCCAGGCGGCGTACCGGATCGGCGACTCGACGACGAACATCATCACGCCGATGATGAGCTACTTCGGGCTCATCCTGGCGGTGGCGATGCGGTACGACCGGAAACTCGGAATCGGCACCCTGATCGCGACGATGATTCCGTACTCGATCACCTACCTGATCGGTTGGATCTCGCTGTTCTACCTCTGGGTGTTCGCCCTGGGTTTGCCGGTCGGTCCCGGGTCGCCGACCTACTACTCACCGTAG
- a CDS encoding CocE/NonD family hydrolase, with the protein MRHIRTFIRLLPAVVSLALVASPVLGQIHRTPDPVRRADLHRLAEVDRMVMVPMRDGVRLATEIYRPRDAQGPVPAIFWRTPYNFSPLPPPNLERPSALLKFGLDAVERGYAFVVQNERGKFFSEGDWEILGKPRTDGYDALTWIADQPWSNGKVATLGCSSTAEWQMGLAAMRHPAHAAAVPMGQGAGIGRMGPFYEQGNFYRGGALQLPMAVWLFGEQNTQRPTFPPETSREDLERLATYFDLAAKMPQVDWKQALWHLPIQTIMESVGGPKGIFGEFAARTPDDAGWYEGGLYHDDEPFGVPALWANSWYDLSVSPNLALYEHVRANADEEVRQHQYMVIAPSLHCNMYRLTNPLIVGERNFGDTDFGFDEMLWSFLDRFTKPEANGFEDRYAKVRYFLMGEDGWQNAEDWPPAEVEPMTLYLGSAGNANSAAGDGRLTADTGGDRDDADRFVYDPGSPVPTHGGAFCCMGEYEPGSFDQRSVEARTDVLVYTTEPFDEPLAVVGSIDVVLHVSSDAPDTDFTVKLIDVHPDGRAFNLDDTILRMRYREGFDRDVRMEAGEVYEVRLGPLATANVFGAGHRLRIEISSSNFPRYDRNLNTGGNNYDESEWRVARNAVHHSAEHPSRIVLPVLDR; encoded by the coding sequence ATGCGCCACATTCGAACGTTCATCAGGCTGCTGCCGGCTGTTGTCTCCCTCGCCCTGGTCGCTTCCCCGGTCCTCGGCCAGATCCACCGGACGCCGGACCCGGTGCGCCGGGCCGACCTCCACCGCCTGGCTGAAGTCGATCGGATGGTCATGGTACCGATGCGCGACGGCGTCCGCCTCGCCACCGAAATCTACCGGCCGCGCGATGCCCAGGGTCCCGTGCCGGCGATCTTCTGGCGTACGCCCTACAACTTCAGTCCACTGCCGCCGCCCAACCTGGAGCGACCGAGCGCGCTGCTCAAGTTCGGACTCGACGCGGTGGAGCGCGGATACGCCTTCGTCGTCCAGAACGAGCGCGGCAAGTTCTTCTCGGAGGGCGATTGGGAGATCCTCGGCAAGCCTCGTACCGACGGCTACGACGCGCTGACCTGGATCGCCGATCAGCCGTGGTCCAACGGCAAGGTCGCAACGCTCGGATGCTCGTCGACCGCGGAATGGCAGATGGGCCTGGCGGCGATGCGGCATCCCGCCCATGCCGCCGCCGTGCCGATGGGCCAGGGCGCTGGCATCGGCCGCATGGGGCCGTTCTACGAGCAGGGGAACTTCTACCGCGGCGGCGCGCTCCAGCTTCCGATGGCCGTCTGGCTCTTCGGCGAACAAAACACCCAGCGCCCGACCTTCCCGCCGGAAACCAGCCGCGAGGACCTGGAGCGGCTCGCGACCTACTTCGATCTCGCGGCGAAGATGCCCCAGGTCGACTGGAAGCAGGCGCTCTGGCATCTCCCCATCCAGACGATCATGGAGTCCGTCGGCGGGCCGAAGGGGATCTTCGGCGAGTTCGCGGCCCGCACTCCGGACGACGCGGGCTGGTACGAGGGCGGCCTCTACCACGACGACGAACCGTTCGGCGTGCCGGCGCTCTGGGCCAACTCCTGGTACGACCTGTCCGTATCGCCGAACCTGGCGCTCTACGAGCACGTTCGCGCCAACGCCGACGAAGAAGTCCGCCAGCACCAGTACATGGTCATCGCGCCCAGCCTGCACTGCAACATGTACCGCCTGACGAACCCGCTGATCGTCGGCGAACGGAACTTCGGCGACACGGACTTCGGCTTCGACGAGATGCTCTGGAGCTTCCTCGATCGCTTCACGAAGCCGGAGGCGAACGGCTTCGAAGACCGCTACGCCAAGGTCCGTTACTTCCTGATGGGCGAGGACGGCTGGCAGAACGCAGAGGACTGGCCGCCCGCCGAAGTCGAGCCGATGACCCTCTACCTCGGCAGCGCCGGCAACGCGAACAGCGCTGCCGGCGACGGCAGGCTGACGGCGGACACCGGCGGTGACAGGGACGACGCCGACCGGTTCGTCTACGACCCGGGCTCGCCGGTGCCGACCCACGGCGGCGCCTTCTGTTGCATGGGCGAGTACGAGCCCGGCTCGTTCGATCAACGCTCGGTCGAGGCCCGCACCGACGTGCTCGTCTACACCACGGAGCCGTTTGACGAGCCGCTGGCCGTCGTCGGATCGATCGACGTCGTCCTGCACGTCTCGTCCGACGCGCCCGACACCGACTTCACGGTCAAGCTGATCGATGTGCATCCAGACGGCCGCGCCTTCAACCTGGACGACACGATCCTGCGCATGCGCTACCGCGAGGGCTTCGACCGCGACGTCCGCATGGAAGCCGGAGAGGTCTATGAGGTGAGACTCGGGCCGCTCGCCACCGCCAACGTCTTCGGCGCCGGACACCGCCTGCGGATCGAGATCTCGAGCAGCAACTTCCCGCGCTACGACCGCAACCTGAACACGGGCGGCAACAACTACGACGAGAGCGAGTGGCGGGTGGCCCGAAACGCGGTCCACCACTCCGCGGAGCATCCGTCCCGCATCGTGCTCCCGGTGCTCGACCGCTAG
- a CDS encoding matrixin family metalloprotease codes for MNVRMWRMMTFSGRVRPGAFLAGASSRVAPLLLALGILPVATASEPAIDEPRRVAVLVDDVDDERVAMVDDAVSFWNAAVSDLGLAAPFSEPGHETPPVGLRPFENYAHQLSQLAGRLHSSDPGPAPPEALFRVDAEVVVLLSAQNLMPLAWPYGDDGRYLVAIPAGDERDNVVRNVIAHELGHVLGLKHLREPGVLMCQPCDTSARSDSQPRFLPLTDLDRERLRNFLGGPDHDVDLDP; via the coding sequence ATGAACGTTCGAATGTGGCGCATGATGACTTTCTCCGGGAGGGTGCGGCCTGGTGCCTTCCTGGCCGGCGCGAGCAGCCGTGTTGCTCCTCTGCTTCTTGCGCTGGGCATTCTGCCAGTTGCGACCGCTTCGGAGCCGGCGATCGACGAGCCCAGGCGCGTCGCCGTGCTGGTCGACGACGTCGATGACGAGCGGGTCGCGATGGTGGATGATGCCGTCTCGTTTTGGAACGCGGCGGTGTCGGATCTGGGACTGGCCGCACCGTTTTCGGAGCCGGGACACGAGACTCCGCCGGTAGGACTGCGGCCCTTCGAGAACTACGCCCACCAGCTCTCGCAGCTGGCCGGGCGCCTGCACTCGTCCGATCCGGGTCCGGCGCCGCCGGAAGCGCTCTTCCGGGTCGACGCGGAGGTCGTCGTGCTGCTCTCGGCCCAGAATCTCATGCCCTTGGCCTGGCCCTACGGCGACGATGGCCGCTATCTCGTCGCCATTCCCGCGGGCGACGAGCGCGACAATGTCGTGCGTAACGTGATCGCGCACGAACTCGGCCACGTTCTCGGGCTGAAGCACCTGCGGGAGCCGGGCGTGCTGATGTGCCAGCCCTGCGACACGTCGGCGAGGAGCGACAGCCAACCGCGATTCCTGCCGCTGACCGACCTCGACCGCGAGCGGTTGCGCAACTTTCTTGGAGGACCCGACCATGACGTCGACCTGGACCCGTAG